A single window of Flagellimonas maritima DNA harbors:
- a CDS encoding LytR/AlgR family response regulator transcription factor: MYKCIIVDDEELARNLIKNHLKQLNDFEIVAICESAIDAINVLLEHKVDLLFLDIEMPVLKGTDFFKNLVQKPHVIFTTAYRDFALDGFELNAIDYLLKPITFSRFLKSIEKFKVTVGRKSNSEEDEKVKYKETKKDHIFISVERKKIKLNFDEIIYVKSVKDYVHIHLHDTKYLVKYSLCSFLENLDERFYQIHRSYVVNTSKITAYTKNYIEIDDKEISIGESYRATLLEYLSNH; encoded by the coding sequence ATGTATAAGTGTATCATAGTAGATGACGAAGAGCTTGCAAGGAATCTTATCAAAAATCATCTAAAACAACTTAATGATTTTGAAATTGTTGCTATTTGCGAAAGTGCCATAGATGCAATCAATGTTTTGCTAGAGCACAAGGTAGACTTACTCTTTTTGGATATAGAAATGCCTGTTTTAAAAGGCACCGATTTCTTTAAAAACTTAGTGCAAAAACCACACGTAATCTTTACAACTGCTTATCGTGATTTTGCTCTGGATGGTTTTGAGCTAAACGCTATTGACTATCTACTTAAACCAATTACTTTTTCACGTTTTTTAAAAAGTATTGAAAAATTTAAAGTTACCGTAGGTAGGAAAAGTAATTCTGAAGAAGATGAAAAAGTAAAATATAAAGAAACCAAAAAAGACCACATTTTTATTAGCGTAGAAAGGAAAAAGATAAAGTTAAACTTTGATGAAATCATTTATGTGAAAAGCGTGAAAGACTATGTGCATATTCATCTGCACGATACAAAATATCTCGTAAAATATAGTTTGTGTAGCTTCTTAGAAAATCTGGATGAGCGCTTTTATCAAATTCATCGTTCTTACGTCGTCAATACTTCCAAGATTACGGCATACACTAAAAACTATATTGAAATTGATGATAAGGAAATCTCTATTGGAGAAAGTTATAGAGCAACTCTTTTGGAATACTTGAGTAATCATTAA